GCGGGGCTCGAGACCCGCGCCACCCGGACGGAGCGGGGCTGGGTGCTGCGCGGGGCCAAGAAGTGGATTGGCAACGGGGCCTCGGGCGGGATCACCTTCGTCTGGGCCCGGGTCGAGGACCCCGGGGCCGGGGGCGGCGGCGCCGGCGACCACGGGGCGGTCCGGTGCTTCCTCGTGCCGCAGGACACCCGCGGGTACCGGGGCGAGGTCATCGCCGGCAAGGGCGCGCTGCGGGCGATCGACCAGGCCGTCATCACCCTCGACGACGTGGAGCTGCCCGCCGAGGCGCTGCTGCCCGGGGCCCGCACGTTCAAGGACGCCTCCCGGGTCCTCTACGCCACCCGGGCCGGCGTCGCCTGGTCCGCCCTGGGCCACGCGACCGCGTGCTTCGAGTCGGCCCTGGCCTATGCCACCCAGCGCGTGCAGTTCGGCAAGCGGCTGGCCCAGCACCAGCTGGTCCAGGAGCGGCTCACCCGCATGCTCTCCCAGCTCGTCTCGATGCAGCTGTACTGCGTGGGGCTCGCCGACCTGGAGGCCGCGGGCCGGCTGCGGCCCACCCAGGCCTCGCTCGCGAAGTACCACAACACCCGCACGGCCCGGGCGATCGCCGCCGAGGCGCGCGACCTGCTCGGCGGCAACGGCATCCTGCTCGAGCACGGCGTCATCCGCCACCAGGCGGACATCGAGGCCATCCACACCTACGAGGGCACCGAGTCCGTGCAGGCGCTGCTCATCGGCCGCGACCTCACCGGCTACGGCGCCTTCGCCTAGCGAGCCCTCGGCCGGGTGCGCGCGGTCCGCGCCGGACCGCACCGGGACGCGTCCGCCGGACCGGGGTCACGCGCGGGCGTCAGGGCGCCACCGGGGGCTCCCCGGTCGCCGCCTGCTCGCTCTTCAGGACCCCGCCGACGCACCAGAGCCCCGGGTCCACCTCCTGGGCCACCACGCGGACCGAGGACAGTGGCGCGTCCAGCGTGCGGGCCACCGTCTCCGCGACCTGGCGCAGGCACTCCTGGACGGTCTCGCGGTCCCGTCCGGCGACGAGGTTGATGGTGACGATCGGCATGGCGGGTCTCCGTTCTCCGGCGCCGCGGGCGGCGGCGCGCGTGGACTGGTGCGGACGATACCAAGGCCGGGAACGACGAGGAGCGAAGGGCGAGGCGCAAGGGGGCCGACGAGGT
This genomic window from Citricoccus sp. SGAir0253 contains:
- a CDS encoding acyl-CoA dehydrogenase family protein, which produces MTETTARTDAPAPAGEASPAAGLPGATEPGYDVTTPLDIDYYEAFADLPAADRAVWERARAAATAVQAEFVAAWDRHEYPVAAAAGLGRHGLFNDGLDHPELERFSPLATGLVNMELSRVDGSLGTVLAVQGGLALRTLVYFGSEEQQRQYVGPLARGEVLGAFALTEPDHGSDSAGLETRATRTERGWVLRGAKKWIGNGASGGITFVWARVEDPGAGGGGAGDHGAVRCFLVPQDTRGYRGEVIAGKGALRAIDQAVITLDDVELPAEALLPGARTFKDASRVLYATRAGVAWSALGHATACFESALAYATQRVQFGKRLAQHQLVQERLTRMLSQLVSMQLYCVGLADLEAAGRLRPTQASLAKYHNTRTARAIAAEARDLLGGNGILLEHGVIRHQADIEAIHTYEGTESVQALLIGRDLTGYGAFA
- a CDS encoding tautomerase family protein produces the protein MPIVTINLVAGRDRETVQECLRQVAETVARTLDAPLSSVRVVAQEVDPGLWCVGGVLKSEQAATGEPPVAP